The region TTTCCGGCGATGAAGGTTAGCCTGAACTACATTCCTCCGATACTTTTCCTCGTCTACCGCTTTGGCATTGCCTCACTCTTCATGTTGATACTCTTTCGCTCAAGGGTTCTCAGGAGGGAAACCCTTTACGAGGGCTTTCTCCTCGGTTTAACGCTCTTCTTCGGTCATGGCTTCCAGATTGTTGGCTTGAAGTACACAACGGCCTCAAATTCTGCCTTCATAACCTCCCTCTACGTCGTCTTCACGCCGTTTATAGCCTACTTCCTCCTAGGAGAGAGGATTAAGGCCAGGGACGTTCTATCGCTGGGCATAGCACTCACAGGGCTCTACCTGATTTCGGGGGCCGGAACGAGGGTAAGCTACGGCGACCTTTTAACGGCCCTCTGTGCGGTCAGCTTCGCCTTTCAGATAGTCCTAGTTCAGAAGTTTGGAGAAAAAGACTACCTCAGTCTCGCCTTCTGGCAGATTTTTTGGAACTTCATTTTCTCGCTGGTATTTGCACTCCTCTTCGAGCCGAAGGTCTTCCCGAGGGAAATCCTCCCATGGCTCGGGCTCATTTACACGGCAATCTTCGGGACCGTGATAGCGTTCACCCTTCAGGTGAAGTACCAGAAACACACGACCGCTTACAAGGCCGCTCTGATATACTCGATGGAGCCCATATTCGGTTCGCTGTCCGCGTTTATACTCCTAGGCGAGAGGTTTACAAAGAGGACCCTCGCTGGAGCGTTTCTCATAATGGCAGGTGTCTGGAACGAGATAAGAAAAAACTAACGAAAAGTTAATAAAAACTTTCGCCTATTCTTAAACCGGAGGTGATGGCCATGGTGCACGAGTACATCAAGAACAAAACCAAAGAGTTCTCCAAGGAGGAGAAGGAGAAGCGCTATAAATACCTCGGAAAAGAAGTCATTGACGTCGGAGACCCCGGACTGGACAGTATTCCCGAGTTCTATGGCATAGCGAACGCCATCTGGCGCGACTGGAAGAACGGCGAGATAAGCACTAAGACCGCCCTCGGGAGACTCGCGCTCCTGAAGTTGCTTACCTACAAGACCAAGAACAAGAAGATTCAGGACATCCCTGAGGAGGAGCTTGAAGAGGTCAGGAAGTTCATAGACTACGTTATTCAGGTCATCAAGAACGAGAGCCGGAGAAAGGGCGAGCCGGAAGAGGAGAGAAAGATAGAAAACGCTTAAAACTCATCCACCTAATTCTCTTCGCCCTCCCTCTCACACCCCCGCGAGAGGTGACCGGGGGGCGGTCGGGGAGGGCACACTTACCCCAAAAAGCTCCGGGTTGAGCCTCGGTATCATCGCCATCAAAACGGCAATCTCGTTGAGCTCGGTTCTTGTGAGCAGTCCTTTGCTCAGAACACCTATTGCTCCGGTTTTTTTCTTGAGCTCCGGGTCGTTTACGAGTTCACCCATCGCGATGCCGGCCTCAACTCCATCCCCAAGGATTTTTCGAATAACCACTGGAGGATACTCAAAGCCCGGGCCGTGGCCGACCGTTACGACCCCATCGGGGCTAGCCACTGCACAGACCTGAACGTCGAGATAGCCCGTCAGCGTTTCCGGGAAGGGGTAGATTCCGGCCTCGATTCCAACTCCGAGGTCGGCACCGGTCTTTTCCAACGCTCTCTTTGCCCGGTTCACAGCCCCACGCACTATCTCTTCTATTCCAACCGGCTGGTCGGGAACCCCGCTCTCGACCCCAACGCCCAAAACCTCGACGTCGCCGTAAATCCTCTTCATCACGTTCTCAACCGCCCTAACCTTCGTCGGGTTGGTTGAACCGACCGCGATTCTCATGCCACCACCGAAACGGCTTGGCAGAAAACCTTATAAGCTAACTTCCCAATTCTGGGCCGATACTAATGAGGGGGGAGTGTTTTATCCTTCGCTCCGCCCGTTTCGAGGCTTAAGCCCTCTTCTGGGTTAGCCTTAACTATCACTTCTGGAGGGTTTTGCCATGATTAGGGAGCCAGAGTTTAGGGAGTACAACCCAGGAAAGCTTGAGGAGAAGATAGAGAGCTTTTGGAAGGAAAACAACACCTACGAGAAGGTTAAGGTCAGCAGAGCTAACGGTCCGAAGTACTACTTCCTCGACGGACCGCCCTATGTGAGCGGTGCCATACACCTTGGAACCGCCTGGAACAAGATAATCAAGGACATGATAATCCGCTTTAGAACGATGCAGGGCTACAACGTGAGGAGACAACCGGGCTTTGACATGCACGGATTGCCAATAGAGGTCAAGGTCGAGCAGGCCCTTGGCCTAAAGACCAAGAAGGACATAGAGACCAAGATAGGGGTTGACAACTTCATCAAGAAGTGTAAGGAATTCGCGCTAAACAACCTGAAAATAATGACCGAGCAGTTCAAGCAACTGGGCGTGTGGATGGACTGGGACAATCCCTACATGACGATAAAGAACGAGTACATCGAATCGGGCTGGTTTACACTCAAGAAGGCCTGGGAGAAGGGGCTTTTGGAGAAGGACAAGAGGGTTCTCCACTGGTGCCCGCGCTGTGAGACGGCTTTAGCGGAACACGAAGTTCGTGGCGAATACAAGCTCAGAAAGGACCCAAGCATCTACGTCAAGTTCCCAATTGAAGGGAAGGAGAAGGAATACCTGCTCATCTGGACTACAACACCATGGACGCTCCCGGCCAACCTCGCCGTCACCGTCCACCCCGAGTACGACTACGCCAAGGTTAGAGTCGAGACAGAGGAGGGAGAGGAATACTGGATAATAGCTGAGGCGCTGGTTTATAAGGTCCTTTCGGAGGTTGGAGTTCAGGGAGAAATCGTTGAGACCTTCAAGGGAGAAGAACTTGAGGGAATAAGGTATATCCACGTCCTAATGGACGAGTATCCGACCCAAAAGGAGTTCCGCGAGAAGTATGAATGGGCGCACAGGGTTATCCTCGGCGAGCACGTGACCCTTGAGGACGGTACTGGGCTTGTCCACACCGCTCCCGGCCACGGTGAGGAGGACTTTGAGGTCGGAAAGCGCTACGGTTTACCGATCTACAGCCCGGTTGACGACCAGGGCAGGTACACAGAAGGGAAATGGAAGGGAACCTACGTCAAGGACGCCGACAGGGAAATAATCGAGCACCTCCGCGAGAAGGGCTACCTCGTGAAGGCCGGGGAAATAGAGCACAAGTACCCGCACTGCTGGCGCTGTAAGACCCCGCTCATCTTCAGAGCAACGGACCAGTGGTTCCTAAAGGTCAGCAAGGTCAAGGACAAGATAATCAAGGAAAACGACGAGAAGGTCACGTGGTATCCGGACTGGGTCAAAGTGCGCTACGACAACGGCGTGATGAACTCAGGTGATTGGGTCATAAGCAGACAGCGCTACTGGGGAATACCGCTTCCGATATGGCAGAGCGAGGATGGAGAAATATACGTCGTTGGGAGCTTCGAGGAACTCGTTAGGCTCAGCGTGGCGATAGAGGTCAACGGCGAGAGAATAGAGCTACCCGAAAGCTACGAGGAGAAGCTGAAGGTCATCGAGGAGAAGCTCGGCCCAGAAGATTTGCACAGGCCCTACGTCGATGCCTTCATCATAAAGGTCAACGGCAAGGAGATGAGGCGCGTTAAAGACGTCGTTGATGTGTGGTTCGACAGCGGAATAGCC is a window of Thermococcus sp. DNA encoding:
- a CDS encoding DMT family transporter, coding for MNRSELVLLTITAMWGLTFPAMKVSLNYIPPILFLVYRFGIASLFMLILFRSRVLRRETLYEGFLLGLTLFFGHGFQIVGLKYTTASNSAFITSLYVVFTPFIAYFLLGERIKARDVLSLGIALTGLYLISGAGTRVSYGDLLTALCAVSFAFQIVLVQKFGEKDYLSLAFWQIFWNFIFSLVFALLFEPKVFPREILPWLGLIYTAIFGTVIAFTLQVKYQKHTTAYKAALIYSMEPIFGSLSAFILLGERFTKRTLAGAFLIMAGVWNEIRKN
- the ileS gene encoding isoleucine--tRNA ligase, which encodes MIREPEFREYNPGKLEEKIESFWKENNTYEKVKVSRANGPKYYFLDGPPYVSGAIHLGTAWNKIIKDMIIRFRTMQGYNVRRQPGFDMHGLPIEVKVEQALGLKTKKDIETKIGVDNFIKKCKEFALNNLKIMTEQFKQLGVWMDWDNPYMTIKNEYIESGWFTLKKAWEKGLLEKDKRVLHWCPRCETALAEHEVRGEYKLRKDPSIYVKFPIEGKEKEYLLIWTTTPWTLPANLAVTVHPEYDYAKVRVETEEGEEYWIIAEALVYKVLSEVGVQGEIVETFKGEELEGIRYIHVLMDEYPTQKEFREKYEWAHRVILGEHVTLEDGTGLVHTAPGHGEEDFEVGKRYGLPIYSPVDDQGRYTEGKWKGTYVKDADREIIEHLREKGYLVKAGEIEHKYPHCWRCKTPLIFRATDQWFLKVSKVKDKIIKENDEKVTWYPDWVKVRYDNGVMNSGDWVISRQRYWGIPLPIWQSEDGEIYVVGSFEELVRLSVAIEVNGERIELPESYEEKLKVIEEKLGPEDLHRPYVDAFIIKVNGKEMRRVKDVVDVWFDSGIASWASLDYPRNRELFEKLWPADFIVEGEDQVTKWFYSQQAASVIAFDTVPYRAVAMHGYVLDEKGDKMSKSLGNIIRPEEVVQKEGRDPFRFYMLWATNPWENLRFSWKGLAQVKRMLNILWNVYVLSATYMSLDNFDPRKLNPEELPFREEDRWILSRVNGLIGEVTEGIETFRLTKATRAIYNFVVEDLSRWYVRLIRKRMWVEGDDPDKLAAYYTVWKVFDILLRLMAPFTPYIAEEIYQNLLRPFVGIESVHMLDWPKADEKAIDEELEREMEAVRKIVEAGSSARQRAKIKLRYPVRRIIIETEDETVKKAVERLNRILRDQLNAKEVVVGKVERELVIKPNFAKVGPEFKGDAKLVIAWINEHGRELYEAGEMDIEIEGKTFHLTREHLAVEEKLPDFFVAEEFEGGRVFIDKTLTRELLAEGLAREFVRRIQEMRKRLDLDVNDRIRVTIETSEENRELLSDNLDYIMKETRATEVVFGEAKGYVVEWPEVQAKIGIEKV
- the yjjX gene encoding inosine/xanthosine triphosphatase, with amino-acid sequence MRIAVGSTNPTKVRAVENVMKRIYGDVEVLGVGVESGVPDQPVGIEEIVRGAVNRAKRALEKTGADLGVGIEAGIYPFPETLTGYLDVQVCAVASPDGVVTVGHGPGFEYPPVVIRKILGDGVEAGIAMGELVNDPELKKKTGAIGVLSKGLLTRTELNEIAVLMAMIPRLNPELFGVSVPSPTAPRSPLAGV